gggatgccatctggggccctgggacctctgggccctttaataataataataataaatatatatatatatatatatatatatatatatatatatatatatatatatatatatatatatatatatataaaattataaaaagaaattacaaaaaaaggggggttgccatccccaAATTgtccctgcccccacctatacctggcctggtgtgttctttggccttcatgatgctcttggttcactaaggttctctaacaaacctctgagggcttcacagaatagctgtatttatactgagattaaattacacacaggtggactctatttactaattaggtgacttctgaaggaaattggttccattagatcctagttaggggcatcagagtaaagggggctgattaCAAATGTAcggcacacttttcacatatttatttgtaaataaaattgaaaaccatttatcattttcttccacttcacaattatgtgccactttctgttggtctatcacataaaatcccaatgaaatacatttatgtttttggttgttacatgacaaaatgtggaaaatttcaaggggtatgaatactttttcaaggcactgtaaataaatCCTAGTGTACATAGACATCAAACTGGCTTACTGGTCAGTTCAGAACACAGCTACGTGTAATAATCATCTTAACCACTTCTGGGCcaagccttcatgatgctgtttgatccctaaggctctctaacaaacctctgagggcttcacagaacagttgcattcatacagagattaaattacacactctggcccagattgtcaaaggcgttacgacggcgcaacaccatttgcgctgtcgtaagtcctaatctggccccgggtatctatgcgactgattcttagaatcagttacgcatatattcccattcaatctgacaggcgtaaggctcttacgctgtcagatcttgaatgcaattttttttcccgccgctaggtgtcgccgacgtcgttttccccgtcgcttatgtaaattagcaaattacgacgattcccgaacgtacgcgcgctcgacgcagagaatttacgacgtttccgtagcctttgcgacgcgtaaagttgcccctgggtctatgtggagcagccaatgttaagtatggccgtcgttcccgcatcgaaatttaaaaaatctacgttgtttgcgtaagacgttcgtgaatggcgctggacgccatttatgttaacgtctaagcaaatgacattggtgcgacgtcatttagcgcgatGCACGTtgaggtaatttacccgacggagcatgcgcagtacgctcggcgcgggaacgcacctaatttaaatggtgcccgccccatttgaattgggcggggttGCGCCGAGTGCTTTTACGATAcaacgccgcaagtttacaggtaagtgttctgagaatcaggcacttacgctgtaaacctgcggcggtgtaacgtaaatcacatacgttacgctgcccaggagcaacgtaattatacatcagacaggaggctcatatcttatgcattaatccttctttattaatgctcacagcagaagtgtaaaacatctaacgtatgtaataaaaagaaaaaactggtagaaccacacctcccagcagtcccatggcctaaaccactcccatactagtctctataaatggactgcttTCATCTaggatcttcctctttctttctgctcacggcgGAGCAAGTTAAGtatcaccaaatgatttgatATATATTGATACTGATATTGATAATATGTTATTTGTCATTATATATATCTTTCATAGTACGGTTTACAGATAACCTTGCCTTACCACCCAAGGCTTCATTCACCAAAAAATTTTCTTTGCATCCTCTTTTACCGCTATTTCCTCTCACCTGTCTAACTCTTTTTCTGTGCAGTACTACATTACCCTGTTCCGCTGGGACCGCGATCGTCAGCGGTCTCCAGCGGCCATACGCATCCTCTCTCTTTACCTGCCTTCCTTCTCCCATGCGGCGCGCCATCTTGGGCAtgttccccctcctctcccctctgtaGAACGAGCGCGCGTCGCCAAGGAGGCGGATCCACCGCCTCGCTCTATCCCCGCAGAGCCGCCCCCGCCGTCCTATCACTTCacgtgctggactcgggaggcggGTCCCCTCGGTCTTTTCAGCCAATGGACGCCTGggagccgtagtctcgcgagacttcgcccccaGAGCGCAATCGATCCCAGGCTCTCCTCCCGTCGCATGCCAGTCAGCGCTGGTGACCGGAGGGAGAGCCTGGTATAGTTCTCTGCCACAAATTCTGCCATAATTTTGTCCTGGGAATTTTATTCCCATCCATACCCTGTGCCCACAATTCTCTCCAAACTTCCTATTAGAATCTCTAAGTACTACAGAGCCATCGctctctatttatatatatttcctcAAACCGCAGCTGTCTCTCACTAACATGACAGAGGAAGGTTCCCCCTCCCCATTAGAGCAGGACTTGGTTCTAGAACCAACTCATCTCCTTAGTACAACCCAACTACAGGACATCATTAACCAATCTGTCCAAGCAGCACTGACAATAGCTGCCGCTTCCGGACCATCCCAATCCACTCATCCCCCTGTGCCCGTACCCCTCGGCACAGAACCGACCACAAAGAAAGGAAAATCTTCCTATAAAAGGAAGAATGTGGTGACGGtttatgactccccggcaggggaagctaaTAATATGCGGCGAGCAGATCCTTCCACGGACTGCCACCCCACGCATCCCACAGATCCCTTTCAACCTCTGAGCCTCAGAGAGTCAACAAAAAGGCACGGTTTAGCTAAGAGAGCCAAACCAGACTCATACGTTTTAGAGTCGGACGACGATTCATCCGCCGAGTCGGATAAATCAGATGTCTCAGGATCTGATTACTATGAGGAAGAGGATGCGGGGGCTTCGGCAATCCTCCCGGATGCCAACCCTGACGACCAGGGCAAAGACGTACTAGACGCCATGGGGGAACCCCTATTTAACCCGGACACCATTTCCCATCCTCGCTCCGGGGACTGGTCCCCACTGCCCCACGTGTCCCAATATGTAGAACTCTGGGCACGCAAAACTTTGGATAAATCCAATCAAAATAAGCTTAGAGCGGAGTGCCCCCGCCCGCATATCCCCATGAAGGCGGTTGTCACACCTACAGTGGACCCCATTTTAATGAAATACCTGCTGAAAACAGGTAAAATGCCTAAGAAAGGGATAGACCGGTCCTTTACAAGTATCCAAGACCGCATCCTGGACCTGTTCGGGCCTTTGACCAAAATTCTGAACTTAGCGGAACAATCCGCGACGACAGGCCAAGGGGTTGACCTAACACAACTTCGCGGTTGGGCCCAAAGAGCCATATGCCTTACGGGCAATGCCAACACCGCCTGTTCAGTTGAACGCAGGCGCTCTATACTCATGCGCCTCGACCCACAGCTAGCCCATCTGGCGGAGTCCGAGCCAGGCCCCTCAGCAGGGGGCATGCTTTTTGGCGAGTCCTTAATAAAGGACATTAATAAATTTGTCGGTATGTTCAACAGCCTGGATAAGGCACAAACATCCCTGAAAAAACCCAACAATGCCAGAGTTTTTCCCCGGGCCGGCAGATACAGGGGCCGCTCTGCCGGCTGATACAACTCGGGCAGACCCTTCCAGAGGTCTTCCGCTCAAACGCACTATACTCAGGCTCCCACccactataccaccaccgcacAACCGGCACCATTCTTCCCTCCCCGTGGGAGACCCTGGAGGGGACGCGGCCAAAGAGGATACCCTCGTTCACGCCCGTATTCCGGTGAGTACCACACCCATTCCCTTCCCCCTCATACCGGTGGGAGACCGCCTAATGTTTTTTACgctcgcctggtctgcgattacggcagactccTGGGTTCTGAATACAGTAACAGGTTTCCAAATAGACCTTGTGTCCCCACCGACTCTGGGGATATTGCCACCCCCTATccatttttcagaagaaaatgtGACCCTCATAGACACCGAACTTCGGGAATTGATAGCCAAACATGCGGTCACCGAAGTCACCACCCCATCACCGGGTTTCTTCAGCAACCTCTTCCTAgtcaagaagaagggggggggttatCGCCCGGTCATAAACCTCCGGGACTTGAACCAACATGTCGCCTAtcgacatttcaaaatggaaggcaTTCACTGCCTCCGAGACCTACTCACCCCCGGGGACTGGTTAGTGAAGGTGGAcctaaaggacgcctacctcacagtTCCCATGCACCCGGACTCCCAACATCTCCTCCGtttcagatggtggggtcgcatctggcaatttacgtgcctaccgttcggcctgtcctcagccccatggtgtttcaccaagctgctgaaaccggtcgtggcagcgttgaggagcaggggagtgcgTCTGATCatctatctggacgacctcctcaTACTAACTCACTCCAAGAATATGGCCTATCGCCATATGAATTGGACCATCGACCTGTTTCAAACCCTGGGCTTCATTATCAACCGAGAGAAATCGGTTCTCGTCCCGGCTCAGGAGATGGAATTTCTGGGTTTCTCGATAGACACCCACCTCGCTATCCTTCGACTACCCAGCGCGAAGCTGGCCCTAATCCGAAAAGAGATCAGGGCGGTTTTGCGCAAAGGTTTCCTATCCCTACGCATCCTGGCACGCATAGTGGGCCTATTGGCTGCGTCCATTCAAGCCATCTTTCCGGCTCCCTTACATTACCGAGCCCTCCAGAGGTTAAAAATCCTACACCTGCGTCAGGGCCTTCGCTACGCGGACGAAGTGTCCCTATCCCCAGAAGCTCAGGCCGAACTACGCTGGTGGCTCCGTCACGCCACCGACTGGAACGGCCGGACGATTTTCAACACACGACCAGACGTAGTCATAGAATCGGACGCGAGCCGACGGGGCTGGGGCGCCCGCTTGGGGATGAGGTCCACGGGAGGGATCTGGTCCAGGGAGGAATCCCTGTTGCATATCAACGCTCTGGAACTCTCAGCGGCTCTCTTCGCCATTCAGAGTTTCTTGGCAACACGGACCAATTGTTGCGTATTATTGCGCATGGACAATATTGCGGCGGTTCAATACATCAACCGCCTGGGAGGTACCAGATCCAAGATTCTAGCGGACATCTCTGCAGAGATTTGGCACTTCTGTCTGTCTCGAGACATCTCTCTTATAGCGGAGTACATCCCGGGGGTCTCCAATACAGTAGCagactggaactctcgatatctgGTAGATTCCAGCGACTGGGGTTTAGACCGTTCGGTTTTCACCCAAATAGAATCACTTTGGGGCCCCTTGGGCATAGACCTTTTCGCCTCTCGCCTCAACCACCAACTGCCCCACTTCttcagctggagaccggacccaGGGTCCTCGGCTGTGGACGCTTTCCGCCACTCTTGGACAGGAGGTACGCACTATGCGTTTCCCCCATTCTCAATGATCCCCAGGGTCCTTCTACAAATTACCAATCAGGGAGCTACGGTGGTTCTGATCACGCCGTGGTGGCCAGCTCAACCCTGGTTCCCCCTGCTGTTGGACTCGATCATCGACCATCCCAGACTCCTTCCCCGATTCCCTCGTATCCTGTCTCACCCGACCAAGGGCATTCATCCCCTGGTGGAGGAAGGCACTCTGACGCTTCTGGCGTGGCTGGTCTCCGGGTGCCGGACCCGGGTGACGGCCTTTCAAGCTCAGCTAGAGACCTCCTCgccatggcctgggcccccgggactcggtCGGCATACCGATCAGCCTGGCAATTCTGGGTACGTTGGTGCGACCAACGGCAAGTTGATCCCTTGCGTGCCCCTGTAAACGTCATTGCAAACTACTTGGCAGACTCTTTCTCCTCTGGCAAGGCTTATAGTTCCATCAATGTCTACAGGTCAGCCATATCGGCCTACCACTACCCAGTGGATTCCATGCCTGTAGGCAAACACCCCCTGATTTGCAAACTTCTGCGGGGTATCAGGTTCAAACGACCCCCGCGGCCTAAGTATCAGTCCACCTGGGACGTTTCTAGGGTCCTTACCATGCTCTCGGGCTGGGGAGACAACGATTCGCTGTCTCTTAAGATGCTGTCCTTCAAGCTCACTATCCTGCTTTGCCTGGTTTCTATAAAACGCGTTTCCGACGTTAGAACCTTGGACATTTCAGGACGCCAATTTTCACCTCAGGGTGTCAAGTTCACGATAGTCCGCAGGACGAAGACCGGTCTGCACTCGGTCTTCTATCCCTTCTTCCCTTCACACCCACGACTCTGTGTGGTCAAATGTCTACAGGCATACGAAGCGCACACTGCGGACCTACGTAGTCCAAACTCCTCTCAATTATTAGTTTCTTACGTCAGACCCCATCACCCAGTCACAACTGCCACCCTGGCACGTTGGGTTAGATCCACCATGGCCCTGGCTGGTATAGACATCACCCTGTTTGGAGCACACTCCTccagaggggccatggctaccaaggtgaTGGCGACCGGAGGCTCTCTCTCTGATCTGCTAATGGCGGCCGACTGGTCTTCTGAATCAGTCTTTCGTCTTTTTTATTTCAGACCAGAAGATCATGTTGCCATGTCTGTTTTATGATACTGATTGTTATGTACTGTCTTGGTTTTTCCTTTtggtatatacatatatttatgctgtgttagctttgaacttgcataagatatgagcctcctgtctgatgtataattcgagattttcctagcttgtgacggaaaatattgattatatgaagacaggaggcgagtatcttccctcccttcccaaccctttcacgttttgtgttttgtttcaggTTATTGACATATCTATTACCTGGAATTTTCGTTTAAACTATGGTTAGGGTGATGTTCCCCTGTTCGGTTCAATCAGCAAGTCGACGCGACACCGTGGCCCAGCACAGTCGGGACCTACAGCCTACCCTTCTTTGGAAGTCTTCGGTTACGGATAAGGGGCCGGCTGGTCGAAGAGTCGATAATCAGAGACTAGAAACGACACCTCGCATTCacacaaagaaagaggaagatcctAGATGAaagcagtccatttatagagactagtatgggagtggtttaggccatgggactgctgggaggtgtggttctaccagttttttctttttattacatacgttagatgttttacacttctgctgtgagcattaataaagaaggattaatgcataagatactcgcctcctgtcttcatataatcaatattttccgtcacaagctaggaaaatctcgaattatatgtgaatctgggcctctgttttctatctaggtgacttctaaagccaattggttccactagattttagttaggtgtatcagagtaaagggggctgaatacaaatgcatgtcacacttttcagatatatatttgtcaaaaatgttgaaaacaatttatcattttccttcaacttcacaattaggtgccactttgtgttggtctatcacataaaatcccaataaaaacatttacatttttg
The sequence above is drawn from the Rana temporaria chromosome 4, aRanTem1.1, whole genome shotgun sequence genome and encodes:
- the LOC120935768 gene encoding uncharacterized protein LOC120935768, translating into MFFTLAWSAITADSWVLNTVTGFQIDLVSPPTLGILPPPIHFSEENVTLIDTELRELIAKHAVTEVTTPSPGFFSNLFLVKKKGGGYRPVINLRDLNQHVAYRHFKMEGIHCLRDLLTPGDWLVKVDLKDAYLTVPMHPDSQHLLRFRWWGRIWQFTCLPFGLSSAPWCFTKLLKPVVAALRSRGVRLIIYLDDLLILTHSKNMAYRHMNWTIDLFQTLGFIINREKSVLVPAQEMEFLGFSIDTHLAILRLPSAKLALIRKEIRAVLRKGFLSLRILARIVGLLAASIQAIFPAPLHYRALQRLKILHLRQGLRYADEVSLSPEAQAELRWWLRHATDWNGRTIFNTRPDVVIESDASRRGWGARLGMRSTGGIWSREESLLHINALELSAALFAIQSFLATRTNCCVLLRMDNIAAVQYINRLGGTRSKILADISAEIWHFCLSRDISLIAEYIPGVSNTVADWNSRYLVDSSDWGLDRSVFTQIESLWGPLGIDLFASRLNHQLPHFFSWRPDPGSSAVDAFRHSWTGGTHYAFPPFSMIPRVLLQITNQGATVVLITPWWPAQPWFPLLLDSIIDHPRLLPRFPRILSHPTKGIHPLVEEGTLTLLAWLVSGCRTRVTAFQAQLETSSPWPGPPGLGRHTDQPGNSGYVGATNGKLIPCVPL